The nucleotide window TACACCACGTCGTGGGACACGACCGTGGCGGACGCACCACGGTTTCGCGCATCGCCGGCCCGAATGTCCGCCCGGCCGCACGCCAACCGCTGTCCACCCTACTCCCGGAGGAATGCCGCGATGATCTCCGCCATCGCCTCGCCGTGCTCCAGCGGCAGGCCGTGGCGGGCGTCGGGGAAGATGTGCAGGCGCCCGTCCGGCAGTTCGGCGGCGAAGCGCTCGCTGTCATCGACCGGGAAATAGTCGTGCCCCGACGCGATCACCAGGGCGGGCATGGTGACGGCATCGAGCCGCTCGCGCACCGACCACCGGCTCAGCGCAATCAGGCTCTCCAGATAGACGCCGCGCCGATTGCGTTCGGCGCGTTCCTCGAGAAGCGCACGCTGCGCTTCCTGCCCGGGGTCCGGGAACATGCGGCGCGCCATGATCCGGCCCAGCCGCTTCGGACCGAGCACCCCCATCATGCCGATGCGGAAGGCGATCTCGGCGATCTCCGCCGGACGGCGCGGGCGGAAGCTCGGCACGCTGTTGGCGATGACGAGACGCCGCACGCGCTCCGGCGCGCACAGCGCCAGGCACAACGCCACGGCGCCGCCCATGCTGTGCCCCACCACGTCGACCCGATCGACGCCGCGCGCGTCGAGCAGCGCACGCATGTCGGCGGCGAAGCGCTCCGGATTGTAGGGGCGCTGCCGCGGGCTGCTGCCGTGCCCGCGCAGGTCGGGCGCCAGGACGCGGTAATGCGGGGCGAGCGCCGGCATGACATCGCGCCAGTCCCGATGACTCGCGCCCAGTCCGTGAATGAGCAGTACCGGTTCGCCGTCGCCGGACTCGGCGCAGAAGAGGGGCGGCAGCTCCCGGCTCATCGCGGCCCCGGCAGCGCCCCCTGCGAGGCCGGCAGCCCGCCGGCGGTCACGCGGCATTCGCACAGCGCATAGCGGCCCGCGGGATCGGCCGGCCACGCGGCCAGCAGCGCGGCGGCGTCGCTGCCGGGCAGCGCGTCGCGTGCCCAGCCCGCCAGCAAGGCCTGCGCACCGAAGGTGTCGGCCAGCGACAGGATGCCGCCCGACAGATGCTGGAGCATCGAGAACACGCCCGGGCGTGGCGCGGAAGGCGGTGTCAGACGGTAATGGTCGGCCTCGAGGCCGGCGAGCTCCGCGGCCCGGTCCGCCGCCTCGCGCAGACCGCCGAGGGCGTCGACCAGTCCGCGTTCCAGCGCCTGTTGCCCGCTCCAGACGCGGCCCTGTGCAACGCGCTCCACCGCAGCCTCGGGCATCTCGCGCCCAGTGGCCACGCCGGCGATGAAGCGACCGTAGGCATGCTCGACGCCGCTCTGCAGCACACGCGCCATGTCCTCGCCGAGGGGGCGGTCGGGACGCAGGGCGCCGGCCACCGGCGTGGTGCCTACACCGTCGCTGCCGATGCCGACCTTCTCCAGCGCATCCGATACGCTCATCCAGAGCCCGAAGACACCGATCGAGCCAGTGATCGTGGCGTCGTAGGCGTAGATGGCATCGGCATCCATGGCGATCCAGTAGCCTCCGCTGGCCGCCTGCGTGGCCATCGAGGCCACCACCGGTTTACCCGCGTCCTGCAACGCCACGACGGCGCGCCGGATCCGTTCGGAAGCGAGCACGCTTCCGCCCGGCGAATCGATGCGCAGCACCACCGCGCGCACCTTGTCGTCGCGCCGGGCCGCGTTGAGCGTCTCGGCGATGCGGTCGCCGCCGGCGGTACCGGGCTCGCCGCGACCGTCCACGATCATGCCCTGGACCGTGACCAGCCGGACCTCGGGGGCCGCGGGGTCGGCACCGGCGCGCTCGCGCGTCGCCTGGAGATAGTGGCGGAAGTGGATCTGCCGGAAGCTGCCGTGTCCGTCCTCGTCCATGCCCACGGTCTCGCCCATGCGCGAACGGAAGGCGCCCAGCGTCTCGAGCCGGTCGACGATGCCGGCGTCCTGCACCATCGCCGCGATGTCGCCATCCGCGGCCTCGATGCGCTCCGGCAGTGCGGACAGCAGCTCGGGAACCGCCGAGGCGACATCCTCGCGGACGTGGCTCGCGCGCTGCAGGTAGCCGTTCCACAGCACCTCCAGCCAGGCGGCATTGGCGCGCCGCGCGGCATCGCTCATGTCGTTCCGGATGAACGGCTCGACCGCGGACTTGAACTCGCCGACGCGGAAGACCTCGATATCCACGCCGATCTTGCCGAAGAGATCTGCGAAGTAGTTCGGATAGACCGAGTAGCCCTCGATCCAGACCGCACCGAAGGGATCGAGCGCGATCTCGTCCGCCTGGGCGGCGAGTCCGTACTGGGGCTGCGTGAGGCTGTCGGCCCAGACGTAGACCTTCTTGCCGGCATCCCGGAAGCGCCGGGCGGCGCGCGCGATCTCGTCGATGGCGGCGATGCCGGCGCTGCCGAGCTCGTCGAGCTTGAGCACCACGAAGGGAATGCGGTCGTCCTCGCGGGCCCGGTCGAAGGCATCGACCACGTCCGATATGGCGGTCTGCGCGGGAGGCTCCCCGGCCCACTGGGACAGCGCCTGCTGGAACGGGTCGGCCTCGACCTTCTCGACCAGCGCGCCGGTGGGGGCGATCACCAGGCCGACATTGTCCTCGACCTGGACGCTCGGTCCGCCGCTCCAGATCAGCCACGCCAGCACCATGCCGAGCATGATGCTGATCAGGAACAGCGTGCGGTAGATGAACAGGAAGATGGCGCTGATGCGCGCCGCGAACCGTCTCAGCGGGCCCTTCTGGCTCGATTCTGCACTCACGGTGGATAGTCCTTGCGTCGCGGACGACCGCGCGGGCGGTCGCGGGGCGTGGTCGTGGTAATTGATTCGCGCTATACGTGCGTTAGTCTAGATGGGATTGTGCTGACGGCGCGGAGTTTCCTAAGCTTCGCGCACTTTCGAGCGGTGCGCCGCCGGCGCCCGCCCCCGGTTTTCATCCCTGCAACAGCTAGCGAAGGAGTTTATCGATGAGCGTACTCGTTGGGCGCCAGGCCCCGGATTTCACCGCAGCAGCCGTCCTTGGCGATGGCAGCATCACGGAGAGCTTCAAGCTGTCGGAGCTGCGCGGCAAGTACGCCGTGCTGTTCTTCTGGCCCCTGGACTTCACCTTTGTCTGCCCGTCCGAGATCATCGCGCACGAAAACCGTCGCGGCGCCTTCGAGGAGCGTGACGTGCAGCTGGTCGGCGTCTCCATCGACAGCCAGTTCACGCACTTCGCCTGGCGCAACACGCCGGCCGACAAGGGCGGCATCGGCGAGGTCGGCTTCCCGATGGTGGCGGACGTGCAGCACGAGATCTGCCGCGCCTACGGCATCGAGCACCCGCAGGACGGTGTCGCGTTCCGCGCGTCCTTCCTGATCGACAAGGATGGCGTCGTGCGCCACCAGACCGTCAACGATCTGCCGCTCGGCCGCAATGTCGACGACATGCTGCGCGTGATCGACGCCCTGCAGTTCCACGAGAAGCACGGCGAGGTCTGCCCGGCGGGCTGGCAGAAGGGTCAGGAAGGCATGAAGGCGGACGCCGACGGCGTCGCCAGCTACCTGGCCAAGAACGCGTCCTCGCTGTAAGGCCGCTACCCAGCCGCTCCGCTTCAACCGCGAGCGAAAGGCCCGGGGACGGCTTTCGCCTCCCCGGGCCTTCTTCGTCTGCGCGATGGCACCACTTCATCCAGGCAACCCGCAATGAGCGACAAGAATCACCACCCCCTCATCATCCTGGGCTCGGGACCGGCGGGCTACACCGCCGCGGTCTACGCCGCGCGGGCCAACCTCTCGCCGGCGCTGATCACCGGTCTCGAGGTCGGCGGCCAGCTGACCACGACCACCGAGGTCGACAACTGGCCGGGTGACGTCGAGGGCCTGCTCGGGCCCGACCTGATGGAGCGCATGCGCAAGCACGCCGAGCGCTTCGGGACCGAGCTGATCTACGACAACATCAATGCCGTCGATGTCGGCAACCGGCCCTTCACCTTGACCGGCGACGTCGGTAGCTACACCTGCGACGCGCTCATCATCGCGACCGGCGCCTCGGCCATGTACCTCGGTCTCGACTCCGAGGAGGCCTTCAAGGGCAAGGGTGTCTCCGCCTGCGCGACCTGCGACGGCTTCTTCTACAAGGAGCAGGACGTGGCGGTCATCGGTGGCGGCAACACCGCGGTCGAGGAAGCGCTGTATCTCTCCAACATCGCGCGCAAGGTCTACGTCGTTCACCGGCGCGACCAGTTCCGCGGCGAGAAGATCCTGCACGACAAGCTCTTCGCCCGCGAGGCCGAGGGCAAGGTCGAGATCGTCTGGAACCACACGCTGGACGAAG belongs to Algiphilus sp. and includes:
- the trxB gene encoding thioredoxin-disulfide reductase; translation: MSDKNHHPLIILGSGPAGYTAAVYAARANLSPALITGLEVGGQLTTTTEVDNWPGDVEGLLGPDLMERMRKHAERFGTELIYDNINAVDVGNRPFTLTGDVGSYTCDALIIATGASAMYLGLDSEEAFKGKGVSACATCDGFFYKEQDVAVIGGGNTAVEEALYLSNIARKVYVVHRRDQFRGEKILHDKLFAREAEGKVEIVWNHTLDEVLGNEQGVNGARLRATQEDGTRELDVSGVFIAIGHKPNTDLFQGQLDMAGGYIKVQSGTEGNATATSVPGVFAAGDIMDHVYRQAVTSAGTGCMAALDAEKYLDQLG
- the sppA gene encoding signal peptide peptidase SppA, which produces MSAESSQKGPLRRFAARISAIFLFIYRTLFLISIMLGMVLAWLIWSGGPSVQVEDNVGLVIAPTGALVEKVEADPFQQALSQWAGEPPAQTAISDVVDAFDRAREDDRIPFVVLKLDELGSAGIAAIDEIARAARRFRDAGKKVYVWADSLTQPQYGLAAQADEIALDPFGAVWIEGYSVYPNYFADLFGKIGVDIEVFRVGEFKSAVEPFIRNDMSDAARRANAAWLEVLWNGYLQRASHVREDVASAVPELLSALPERIEAADGDIAAMVQDAGIVDRLETLGAFRSRMGETVGMDEDGHGSFRQIHFRHYLQATRERAGADPAAPEVRLVTVQGMIVDGRGEPGTAGGDRIAETLNAARRDDKVRAVVLRIDSPGGSVLASERIRRAVVALQDAGKPVVASMATQAASGGYWIAMDADAIYAYDATITGSIGVFGLWMSVSDALEKVGIGSDGVGTTPVAGALRPDRPLGEDMARVLQSGVEHAYGRFIAGVATGREMPEAAVERVAQGRVWSGQQALERGLVDALGGLREAADRAAELAGLEADHYRLTPPSAPRPGVFSMLQHLSGGILSLADTFGAQALLAGWARDALPGSDAAALLAAWPADPAGRYALCECRVTAGGLPASQGALPGPR
- a CDS encoding peroxiredoxin — encoded protein: MSVLVGRQAPDFTAAAVLGDGSITESFKLSELRGKYAVLFFWPLDFTFVCPSEIIAHENRRGAFEERDVQLVGVSIDSQFTHFAWRNTPADKGGIGEVGFPMVADVQHEICRAYGIEHPQDGVAFRASFLIDKDGVVRHQTVNDLPLGRNVDDMLRVIDALQFHEKHGEVCPAGWQKGQEGMKADADGVASYLAKNASSL
- a CDS encoding alpha/beta hydrolase, with translation MSRELPPLFCAESGDGEPVLLIHGLGASHRDWRDVMPALAPHYRVLAPDLRGHGSSPRQRPYNPERFAADMRALLDARGVDRVDVVGHSMGGAVALCLALCAPERVRRLVIANSVPSFRPRRPAEIAEIAFRIGMMGVLGPKRLGRIMARRMFPDPGQEAQRALLEERAERNRRGVYLESLIALSRWSVRERLDAVTMPALVIASGHDYFPVDDSERFAAELPDGRLHIFPDARHGLPLEHGEAMAEIIAAFLRE